One stretch of Erpetoichthys calabaricus chromosome 14, fErpCal1.3, whole genome shotgun sequence DNA includes these proteins:
- the LOC127530135 gene encoding piggyBac transposable element-derived protein 2: MARHFHIDDDEIIQYLNADNSGDETILVFDTEDQEFLEGDADEIGTDVIIEPPVNDKNSGSDNASAVTSPEPAVPGPSGHRPKWMRSAVETMPDTNNSSPSSATGAAPEERPPITFTWRKSYRPFLFRDDKKPQAYGQVNMDKISDSETLDAMPAPLHIFQAAVQFDKLVEEILVPESIRYMQQKGNTFSIEPAEMKAFIGMNLVMNYHVLPSLRSYWSTQPDMAVPYIAQVMPLQRFEAVRAALHFIDNNGWHDPDDRAWKVRPLIVHFNAAFQDILSISEEQSIDEHMIKFKGHNIMRQYVKGKPIKWGFKMWCRCDARTGYLYQFEPYLGKKAQHVEHNLGESVILHLTESLPRTGCQVFFDNFFNSPNLQYILAEKDIRACGTVRANRRNMPNCLPIDKNMKRGDISAASSRGIACVKWKDSRSVVMLSNFISPIPTITVKRRVAESANKVDVRCPLVIQKYNQHMGGVDLMAQTKVTYEVDRKARIKYYLRIFFDLVDISVNNAYIIYLKINEIYHFHDTPMKWIEFRAALARSLISDFSCRQRSIPTNIQTQRRTQMATNPRKPEHTMKKTEKRKRCYYCAQKKIENRTDNDKSKLESKMATSRYFTPTYAGYSSLMKEQGSLYKELMVKDTIVPKLDSDAAGQNILVGTHIECGENEGRQA; the protein is encoded by the exons ATGGCACGACACTTCCACATTGATGATGACGAAATTATCCAATATTTGAATGCTGATAACAGCGGGGATGAGACTATCTTGGTATTTGATACAGAAGATCAAGAATTTTTGGAAGGTGATGCTGATGAGATTGGAACAGATGTAATTATTGAACCACCAGTGAATGACAAAAATTCGGGAAGTGACAATGCTTCCGCAGTTACTTCTCCAGAACCTGCTGTTCCTGGTCCTTCTGGTCACCGTCCAAAGTGGATGAGGTCAGCTGTTGAAACAATGCCAGACACAAATAACTCCTCTCCATCTTCTGCTACAGGTGCTGCGCCTGAAGAACGTCCACCTATAACTTTCACATGGCGCAAGTCCTATAGACCTTTTCTGTTCAGAGACGACAAGAAACCACAGGCTTATGGACAAGTTAACATGGACAAAATCTCAGATTCAGAAACTTTGGATGCAATGCCAGCACCCCTGCATATATTTCAAGCAGCTGTGCAATTTGACAAGCTTGTCGAAGAAATACTGGTTCCAGAAAGTATCCGGTATATGCAACAGAAAGGAAACACTTTCTCCATTGAACCTGCTGAAATGAAGGCATTTATTGGTATGAATTTGGTCATGAATTACCATGTTCTGCCATCATTACGGTCCTACTGGTCCACACAACCCGACATGGCGGTGCCATATATTGCTCAAGTTATGCCTTTGCAGCGATTCGAGGCTGTTCGAGCAGCTCTGCATTTTATTGATAACAATGGTTGGCATGATCCTGATGATAGAGCATGGAAAGTGCGCCCACTTATTGTTCATTTCAATGCAGCCTTTCAGGACATACTCAGCATAAGTGAGGAACAGTCCATAGATGAACATATGATCAAATTCAAAGGCCACAATATTATGCGCCAATATGTAAAAGGCAAACCAATAAAATGGGGCTTCAAAATGTGGTGCAGATGTGATGCTCGTACTGGATATTTATATCAATTTGAACCATATCTTGGCAAGAAAGCACAGCATGTGGAACATAATTTGGGAGAGTCAGTAATCTTGCACcttactgaatcattacccagaACAGGATGCCAAGtattttttgataatttcttCAACTCTCCGAATTTGCAGTACATCCTTGCAGAAAAGGACATACGAGCTTGTGGAACGGTTCGTGCGAATCGGAGAAATATGCCGAACTGCCTGCCAATtgataaaaacatgaaaagaggggacatttctgctgcttccagtcGTGGCATTGCCtgtgtgaaatggaaggacagcaGAAGTGTTGTGATGTTGAGCAACTTCATTTCGCCAATTCCTACTATCACTGTGAAGAGACGAGTAGCAGAATCAGCTAATAAAGTAGATGTCCGTTGCCCTTTGGTAATTCagaaatataatcaacatatggGTGGTGTTGATCTTATGGCTCAGACAAAGGTGACATATGAAGTTGACAGGAAAGCCAGAATAAAATATTACCTTCGCATCTTCTTTGATTTGGTTGACATTTCTGTGAATAATGCATATATAATTTATCTGAAGATCAATGAAATATACCATTTCCATGACACTCCGATGAAGTGGATTGAATTTCGGGCAGCATTGGCACGTTCACTGATATCTGATTTCTCCTGCAGACAGAGAAGTATTCCGACAAATATCCAAACACAAAGGCGTACACAAATGGCAACAAACCCTCGCAAGCCAGAACATAccatgaaaaagacagaaaaacgcAAAAGATGTTATTACTgtgcacaaaagaaaattgaaaacagaACTGACAAT GACAAGAGCAAATTGGAGAGCAAGATGGCCACTTCCAGATACTTTACACCCACCTACGCAG GCTACTCCAGCCTAATGAAAGAGCAAGGGTCTCTGTATAAG